A region of Candidatus Latescibacter sp. DNA encodes the following proteins:
- a CDS encoding T9SS type A sorting domain-containing protein: MITRRRFIKTLAAAGTTALANPIYALNSRTQASTGYFGVHQFIESHPEAVFIMRTTVGEKMNADAKKSAGLVFGRSVFVPKDNTGVPINISIPVKPNLKTADPKVYPIADIIGHVADPFFVEGMFEGMKELGISGSQFHIREVNRPEAWGPYFYVDMAKRVGADLRLDLAPTVNNLVSGRDYNWKDIPNGTFWKRIPYLEPVNTPNTWMLNISKFKAHTMGLTLCCKCLQGTAAHNYQQFCAAWNSTMSITQSDRQPDAYTVIKANYDRHVAMGIPRWDRPGQNNISGLGQETWVTRTLDSLSVTLPSIGLHVIEGIYGRDGQGDGVNGPNPQDQVHQISESGVTATGKAWDYMSNIIIFGKDPFRVDNIGYYLGGHEPGNFGLFHIAIERKMSTALDPREIPVYIWDNGAATLTPLEKIPRTPLLSYYLTRNYNGQTEKIFHLVNEPVDYSKFEKSVGVEESYPETPKSFVLRQNHPNPFNPFTAIEYDLPRSGYARLEVYNSNGQLMDVLVDGYQARGAHMAVWNSQNRASGTYFYRFRFGDFTETKKMTLLR, from the coding sequence ATGATTACCCGCAGAAGATTCATAAAGACTCTTGCAGCGGCAGGAACTACCGCGCTTGCAAATCCCATATATGCCCTGAACTCCCGAACTCAGGCCTCGACCGGATATTTCGGAGTGCACCAGTTTATCGAGAGCCATCCCGAGGCGGTGTTCATCATGCGGACCACTGTAGGAGAGAAGATGAACGCCGACGCCAAGAAAAGCGCCGGCCTGGTTTTTGGAAGAAGCGTGTTTGTTCCAAAAGATAATACCGGCGTCCCAATAAACATTTCTATACCGGTAAAACCGAATCTGAAAACCGCCGATCCGAAAGTATACCCCATTGCGGATATTATCGGGCATGTGGCCGATCCTTTCTTTGTGGAAGGTATGTTTGAGGGCATGAAAGAGCTGGGCATCTCCGGCAGCCAGTTCCATATCCGTGAGGTCAACCGTCCGGAAGCCTGGGGCCCTTATTTTTATGTGGACATGGCGAAGCGGGTCGGCGCAGACCTGCGCCTCGATCTTGCGCCGACAGTGAATAATCTTGTCTCCGGGCGGGATTACAACTGGAAGGATATTCCGAACGGCACATTCTGGAAACGCATTCCGTACCTGGAACCTGTCAATACTCCCAACACCTGGATGCTCAATATTTCCAAGTTCAAGGCGCACACCATGGGGCTTACCCTCTGCTGCAAATGCCTGCAAGGGACCGCTGCTCATAACTACCAGCAGTTCTGCGCCGCCTGGAATTCCACCATGAGTATCACCCAGAGCGACCGTCAGCCGGACGCCTACACGGTCATCAAGGCCAACTATGACCGCCACGTGGCCATGGGAATTCCCCGCTGGGACCGTCCCGGACAGAATAACATCAGCGGCCTGGGACAGGAAACCTGGGTGACACGGACTCTCGACAGCCTTTCTGTCACTCTTCCTTCGATCGGGCTGCACGTTATCGAGGGAATATACGGCCGTGACGGCCAGGGCGACGGTGTCAACGGGCCGAATCCGCAGGATCAGGTGCATCAGATCAGCGAATCCGGGGTCACCGCCACCGGTAAAGCCTGGGATTACATGAGTAATATCATTATTTTCGGGAAGGACCCCTTCCGTGTGGATAATATCGGATACTATCTGGGCGGGCACGAGCCGGGAAATTTCGGACTCTTTCACATCGCCATCGAACGCAAGATGTCTACCGCCCTTGACCCACGGGAAATTCCGGTGTACATCTGGGATAACGGCGCCGCGACGCTGACTCCGCTGGAAAAGATTCCCCGTACGCCGCTCCTGTCGTATTACCTCACTCGAAATTATAACGGGCAGACAGAGAAAATCTTTCACCTGGTCAATGAACCGGTCGACTACAGCAAGTTCGAGAAGTCTGTCGGAGTGGAGGAATCCTACCCCGAAACTCCCAAGTCGTTTGTACTCCGTCAGAACCATCCCAATCCGTTCAATCCATTTACCGCCATCGAGTATGATCTGCCGCGGAGCGGGTATGCCCGGCTCGAGGTATACAATTCCAACGGCCAGCTTATGGATGTGCTTGTGGACGGGTATCAGGCGCGGGGAGCGCACATGGCGGTCTGGAACAGCCAAAACCGGGCTTCGGGTACCTATTTCTACCGGTTCCGGTTCGGGGATTTCACAGAGACAAAGAAGATGACCCTTTTGAGATAG